A window of the Candidatus Tanganyikabacteria bacterium genome harbors these coding sequences:
- a CDS encoding ParM/StbA family protein, translated as MEPITLGVDLGRSEIRIYDGEALYTFPTLVGGPVSAVSRGSSKLLEESLESNLSVKAGKHLYTVGRHASEQPFLFPVNDIDLFQDDLNLVLLLAALGLYTRKRRLQGTPRFKLGLGIPVFVARRPGYAEEHVATWARTHRFEFCGHPMTLDIAQVDVLPRPLGAIYAATLEGQLDPNPDELTAVIDPGHLSTDWVVVKLPKELAKFSGHNTSAAGIRLVEAISDFLTASGVARVNPLAAMEAVTTGRYIENGQEIAIPGDMNQELCELMAQQIALTVKQVWRDLSIDHMLLVGGFGQVLYPLLVQFPYLRDLILANDCRYYNVKGAYEFALRVPQREMAEVLEA; from the coding sequence ATGGAACCGATTACGCTTGGCGTCGACCTAGGCCGCAGCGAGATTCGCATTTACGACGGCGAGGCGCTCTACACCTTTCCGACCCTCGTCGGGGGACCGGTGTCGGCCGTGTCCCGGGGTTCGAGCAAGCTCCTCGAGGAGTCCCTCGAAAGCAACCTGTCGGTGAAGGCCGGCAAGCACCTGTACACCGTGGGCCGCCACGCCAGCGAGCAGCCCTTCCTGTTCCCGGTCAACGACATCGACCTCTTCCAGGACGATCTCAACCTGGTGCTGCTGCTGGCCGCACTCGGGCTCTACACGCGCAAGCGCCGCCTGCAGGGCACGCCCCGGTTCAAGCTGGGCCTGGGCATCCCGGTGTTCGTCGCGAGGCGTCCCGGCTACGCGGAGGAGCACGTGGCGACCTGGGCTCGCACCCATCGCTTCGAGTTCTGCGGGCATCCCATGACGCTCGACATCGCGCAGGTGGACGTGCTGCCGCGGCCGCTGGGCGCCATCTACGCCGCGACCCTCGAGGGCCAGTTAGATCCCAATCCCGACGAGCTCACGGCGGTCATCGACCCCGGGCACCTCTCGACCGACTGGGTGGTGGTGAAGCTGCCCAAGGAGCTGGCGAAGTTCAGCGGGCACAACACGTCGGCCGCGGGCATCCGGCTCGTCGAAGCCATCTCGGATTTCCTCACGGCGAGCGGCGTGGCGCGGGTCAATCCGCTGGCCGCCATGGAGGCCGTGACCACCGGCCGCTACATCGAAAACGGCCAGGAAATCGCCATCCCTGGCGACATGAACCAGGAGCTGTGCGAGCTCATGGCCCAGCAAATCGCGCTCACGGTCAAGCAGGTCTGGCGCGACCTGTCCATCGACCACATGCTGCTGGTCGGCGGCTTCGGCCAGGTGCTCTACCCGCTGCTCGTCCAGTTCCCGTACCTGCGCGACCTCATCCTGGCAAACGACTGCCGCTACTACAACGTCAAGGGCGCCTACGAATTCGCCCTGCGCGTGCCGCAGCGGGAGATGGCCGAAGTCCTCGAGGCCTAG